A window of the Equus asinus isolate D_3611 breed Donkey chromosome 20, EquAss-T2T_v2, whole genome shotgun sequence genome harbors these coding sequences:
- the PLET1 gene encoding placenta-expressed transcript 1 protein, with amino-acid sequence MAVLRSMLLPLGLCLCLRLLFSSANPVADIDNCMPFDKVITTTGSAIRVDSDVYKSNKIYTVWVPVNNSISSVVLRAVDNNNNSIGNWQKADKYCNSSAIYNLKDSHNMIFVANWISPNSRNITTVELQAFTINFDNVATFSFLKLKKNEMTTSLTPTTSTSKPSTTSRPSMTSMASKTSMASKTSMASKTSSTRPTTTPHRTTPRSLANRVFLSPITDAIHILLIFLTSKLLF; translated from the exons ATGGCAGTCCTCAGGTCCATGCTGCTGCCACTGGGGCTGTGTCTGTGCCTCAGACTGCTGTTTTCTTCTGCCAACCCTGTCGCTGACATTGACAACTGCATGCCCTTTGATAAGGTCATCACCACCACTGGCTCAGCCATCAGGGTTGATTCAGATGTCTATAAAAGCAACAAAATCTACACAG TATGGGTTCCTGTGAACAACAGTATCAGCTCTGTGGTCCTACGAGCAGtggacaacaacaacaactccATAGGCAACTGGCAAAAAGCAGACAAGTATTGCAACAGCAGTGCCATCTATAACCTGAAGGACTCACACAACATGATCTTCGTGGCAAACTGGATATCTCCTAATTCCAGGAACATAACCACAGTCGAGCTACA AGCCTTCACTATCAATTTCGACAACGTggctacattttcttttctgaaactgaaaaaaaatg AGATGACCACAAGCTTGACCCCCACAACCTCAACCTCCAAGCCCTCCACAACCTCCAGGCCCTCCATGACCTCCATGGCCTCCAAGACCTCCATGGCCTCCAAGACCTCCATGGCCTCCAAGACCTCCAGTACCAGGCCAACCACAACCCCACATCGAACCACACCCAGAAGCTTGGCCAACAGAGTCTTCCTCAGCCCCATCACAGATGCCATCCATATCCTGCTCATCTTTCTCACCAGCAAACTTCTATTCTAG